The segment TGGGAGACTTTCATCTCCATATCGAAGTGTTTCTCGATAATCGCCTGGGTGTTCACTTCGCCGCTGTGTTCCTTGCCTGCCTTCAGATAGTCCGATGTGATGTTATTGAGAATCTTGTGTTCGAACAATCTTCCTTGTCTATTCTTCTCACTGCTCAGATCCCTTAACATCCTTCGGTAGCCAAGCACCACGAAAATATTGATTGTGAATGCCGCAATGAGTAATCCGACAATGATTATTACGATGGTCAGTCCTACTACATTTAAGTTTAAGATAGTGTCGATAAATTGTCTAAACATAGAAAATCCTCCTTGCTTAAATCATACCAGTAAGAGGCTCTTTTTAAACGCAATCATGTGGATTGTCAAATAACTTTAATAAATTGACGCACATAAAATTGAGTAACAGATCGACATGTAAAATGATATAATGGAGATGGAAGGTAATTTTTGACTCTTATGGACTACTAATTGAAGAACCAATGGAAAAGGAGCCATTATGCTAAAACACATTCCCAACTTGCTGACCGTTTTTAGAATGTTACTCGTACCTATATTTGCCTATGTTTATTTTTCAGAGCTTGCAAACGCGCAGTACCTCGCCCTCATTATCTTTATTATCGCAAGCGCAACAGACATTCTCGACGGGTATTTGGCAAGAAAATACGATCTTATCACCGCTGTTGGAACCGTTCTAGATCCCCTCGCCGACAAACTGATGCTACTGACAGTGCTTACTTGCTTGTGGCTTACAGACAAGGTGCATGTAATTGTCATTATCATTATTCTTTCCAAGGAACTATTCCTGATTGTCAGCGGAGTACTGCTTTACCTAAAACGTGAGAAGACCGTTATTCCCTCAAATATCTTGGGTAAGATAGCGACAGTCCTGTTTTCACTTACCATCGTGCTGATACTGCTCAATATCCCGAGAGTCTTAGGTGATATGCTTATCATCTCCGCACTTTTGATGAAGTTCATCGCGATACTCAGTTACATCAAGATCTATAACAAGAACCATAGAAAAACCGTCTGAAATTTGATTATTTCAGACGGTTTTTTTAAAATTTGAATGTCGAATGGGAGTGATGGTTCGACCAGACGACAAGTGTTTGAAAAGGCTCCAGTTTGATTCTTCGACCTTGCAAGTACTTGTCGATCGCCAGTCCATCAGGGTCAAACGTCTGACCGTCGTAAACAATCCTGCATTCACGTCTGAGCACAAGCCTCGACAGATGTTCATGATGGTTAGGATTGATCACGATCAATGCATTTTTAAACGCGTGATTCCTCAAAGTGATCCTATACGCGACCACATTCTTCGTATGCTGAAGCACGACTCTTTCCCTGATGTCCTTCTCGTTGAACTCCTCGAAGCATCGCAAGTTCTTCCTAATTGCAATCAGCGTTTTCACATGCTGATATAAGTCTTGATGGCAGTTCACCATGCCCCAGTCCATCGCATTCACAGCATCGCTGCTTCGATAGGAATTGTGGTCCATATGCTTCGTCCGCATAAACTCGGTACCCGACTGGATAAAGGGTATGCCAAAGGCAAGCAGGATCAGTGAAAACGACATCTTGGTCGCTTTTTTCACCTTATCGTCATCCCACATGGTCGAGTATTTGAGCTTATCGTAGAGTATCAGATTATCATGCGCACTCACATAGTTCACAGACTCCCAAGGCTCTTTGGCAAAACCGACATGGTGCTCTGAAAAATGAATCGATCCCAAGAGTCCTGTTTTCACA is part of the Fusibacter sp. A1 genome and harbors:
- the pgsA gene encoding CDP-diacylglycerol--glycerol-3-phosphate 3-phosphatidyltransferase, which translates into the protein MLKHIPNLLTVFRMLLVPIFAYVYFSELANAQYLALIIFIIASATDILDGYLARKYDLITAVGTVLDPLADKLMLLTVLTCLWLTDKVHVIVIIIILSKELFLIVSGVLLYLKREKTVIPSNILGKIATVLFSLTIVLILLNIPRVLGDMLIISALLMKFIAILSYIKIYNKNHRKTV